A genomic segment from Actinoplanes sichuanensis encodes:
- a CDS encoding PhzF family phenazine biosynthesis protein encodes MTTDIQRYAAFAHDPEGGNPAGVVLDASALDDAAMQAIAADVGYSETAFVTSRDGSRFRVRYFSPLAEVPFCGHATVATAVALGPGEHLFTTNAGDVPVLVDEFGTATLTSVDPQVADLPAEELTALLAALRWAADDLDPALPPKVAYAGAYHPIIAVGSRERLADLDYDVPALKALMTDRGWTTVQLVFRAGANEFDVRDPFPIGGVYEDPATGAAAAAFGGYLRELGLADATATIALRQGDDMGRPSRITVRLDPRIKGVRVSGAAVPMFS; translated from the coding sequence ATGACGACAGACATTCAGAGGTACGCCGCATTCGCCCACGATCCGGAAGGAGGCAATCCGGCAGGCGTGGTCCTCGACGCGAGCGCGCTGGACGACGCCGCGATGCAGGCGATCGCGGCCGACGTCGGCTATTCGGAGACCGCGTTCGTGACGTCCCGTGACGGCAGCCGTTTCCGGGTGCGCTATTTCAGCCCGCTGGCCGAGGTCCCGTTCTGCGGCCACGCCACGGTGGCGACGGCAGTGGCGCTGGGCCCCGGCGAGCACCTGTTCACCACGAACGCGGGTGACGTGCCGGTGCTCGTCGACGAGTTCGGTACGGCGACGCTGACCAGCGTGGACCCACAGGTCGCCGACCTGCCGGCGGAGGAGCTGACGGCCCTGCTGGCGGCCCTGCGCTGGGCGGCGGACGACCTGGACCCGGCTCTGCCGCCGAAGGTCGCGTACGCCGGCGCGTACCACCCGATCATCGCCGTCGGGAGCCGGGAGCGGCTCGCCGACCTGGACTACGACGTGCCGGCGCTGAAGGCGCTGATGACCGACCGGGGCTGGACCACGGTGCAGCTGGTCTTCCGGGCGGGCGCGAACGAGTTCGACGTGCGCGACCCGTTCCCGATCGGCGGCGTCTACGAGGACCCGGCGACCGGCGCGGCGGCCGCGGCGTTCGGCGGCTACCTGCGGGAGCTGGGTCTGGCCGACGCGACCGCGACGATCGCGCTGCGGCAGGGCGACGACATGGGCCGGCCGAGCCGCATCACCGTCCGCCTGGATCCGCGGAT
- a CDS encoding sigma 54-interacting transcriptional regulator: protein MTEAPIAITPVPPADLPRTLGELRATGHEFRTVKQELRDNLLTRLGSGEPRFPGIVGYEDTVLPEVERALLAGHDMVLLGERGQGKTRLIRALVGLLDEWTPYIEGSELHEHPYHPLTPAARRRAAEAGDLLPVAWLHRSERYGEKLATPDTSVGDLIGDVDPIKVAEGRALGDPETIHFGLVPRTNRGIFAVNELPDLAERIQVSLLNVLEERDIQVRGYQLRLPLDLLLVASANPEDYTNRGRIITPLKDRFGAEIRTHYPVDLALETALIQQEAALVAQLPDFLVEVLARYTRGVRESPSVDARSGVSARFAIAAAETVAASALRRAGLRGEREAVARICDTVSVTSTLRGKVEFESGEEGRETEILGHLLRVATAETFRARLAGLDLSGFTDLVAEGAIIQTGDLVSAEELLGQIGTVPGLAKVLDRLDLGDAPSPGQAASGIEFALEGLHLTRRLAKELTDDGRTIYGS from the coding sequence GTGACAGAGGCGCCAATTGCGATCACACCCGTCCCGCCCGCCGATCTGCCCCGTACCCTGGGCGAGCTCCGTGCGACCGGCCACGAGTTCCGCACCGTCAAGCAGGAGCTGCGCGACAACCTCCTGACCCGGCTCGGCTCCGGTGAGCCCCGATTCCCCGGCATCGTCGGATATGAGGACACCGTGCTGCCCGAGGTCGAGCGGGCGCTGCTCGCCGGCCACGACATGGTCCTGCTCGGTGAGCGCGGGCAGGGCAAGACCCGGCTCATCCGCGCACTCGTCGGCCTCCTCGACGAGTGGACGCCCTACATCGAGGGCTCCGAGCTGCACGAACATCCGTATCATCCGCTCACCCCGGCCGCCCGGCGTCGGGCCGCCGAAGCCGGTGATCTCCTGCCGGTCGCCTGGCTGCACCGCTCCGAGCGATACGGTGAGAAACTCGCCACGCCAGACACCAGCGTCGGTGACCTGATCGGTGACGTCGACCCGATCAAGGTGGCCGAAGGGCGCGCCCTGGGCGATCCGGAGACCATCCACTTCGGGCTCGTGCCGCGGACCAACCGGGGCATCTTCGCCGTCAACGAGCTGCCCGACCTCGCCGAGCGGATCCAGGTCTCGCTGCTCAACGTGCTCGAGGAGCGCGACATCCAGGTTCGCGGCTATCAGCTGCGGCTGCCACTCGACCTGCTGCTCGTCGCGTCGGCCAACCCGGAGGATTACACCAACCGCGGGCGGATCATCACGCCGCTCAAGGACCGGTTCGGGGCGGAGATCCGGACCCACTATCCGGTCGATCTCGCTCTCGAGACGGCGCTCATCCAGCAGGAGGCCGCTCTCGTCGCGCAGCTGCCCGACTTCCTGGTGGAGGTGCTGGCCCGCTACACGCGTGGGGTCCGGGAGTCGCCGTCGGTCGATGCCCGGTCCGGGGTGTCCGCCCGGTTCGCCATCGCCGCCGCGGAGACCGTCGCCGCTTCGGCGCTGCGCCGGGCCGGGCTCCGCGGGGAGCGGGAGGCCGTCGCCCGGATCTGCGACACCGTCTCGGTCACGTCGACGCTGCGCGGCAAGGTCGAGTTCGAGAGCGGTGAGGAGGGGCGGGAGACCGAGATCCTCGGGCATCTCCTGCGGGTCGCCACGGCTGAGACGTTCCGGGCCCGACTGGCCGGCCTCGACCTGTCCGGCTTCACCGACCTGGTCGCCGAGGGGGCCATCATCCAGACCGGTGACCTGGTCAGTGCCGAGGAACTGCTCGGCCAGATCGGCACCGTGCCGGGGTTGGCCAAGGTCCTCGACCGGCTCGATCTCGGTGACGCGCCGAGTCCGGGGCAGGCGGCTTCGGGGATCGAGTTCGCCCTGGAGGGCCTGCACCTGACCCGCCGCCTGGCGAAGGAGCTGACCGACGACGGCCGCACCATCTACGGAAGCTGA